A portion of the Meriones unguiculatus strain TT.TT164.6M chromosome 14, Bangor_MerUng_6.1, whole genome shotgun sequence genome contains these proteins:
- the Znf569 gene encoding zinc finger protein 569, which translates to MTEPTGTVTFKDVAIDFTPEEWKQLDPTQRNLYRNVMLENYNNLITVGSPLSKPDVIFKLEQEEEPCIVEREVLKRHCPGETWEIDDHQEAQDRLLRQVFKETVTDGAIDCSKQLTSTFSADSESVPSSLYECDSFGKHLEQDFDDHNNNVEFPMTEEHFEYDDDMQYPHFIVTPFKCNHCGKGFSQTLDLIRHLRVHTGGKLYECHQCGKGFSHKEKLINHHKLHSREQCYECSECGKTFIKMSNLIRHQRIHTGEKPYVCMECGKSFSQKSNLIDHEKIHTGEKPYRCSECGKAFSQKQSLIAHQKVHTGEKPYACNECGKAFPRIASLALHMRSHTGEKPYKCDKCGKAFSQFSMLIIHVRIHTGEKPYECNECGKAFSQSSALTVHIRSHTGEKPYECKECRKSFSHKKNFITHQKIHTREKPYGCNECGKAFIQMSNLVRHQRIHTGEKPYMCKECGKAFSQKSNLIAHEKIHSGEKPYECNECGKAFSQKQNFITHQKVHTGEKPYDCNKCGKAFSQIASLTLHLRSHTGEKPYECDKCGKAFSQCSLLNLHMRSHTGEKPYVCNECGKAFSQRTSLIVHMRGHTGEKPYECNKCGKAFSQSSSLTIHIRGHTGEKPFDCSKCGKAFSQISSLTLHMRKHTGEKPYVCIECGKAFSQKSHLVRHQRIHTQ; encoded by the exons atgacTGAGCCCACG GGAACAGTGACGTTCAAAGATGTGGCCATTGACTTCACCCCGGAAGAATGGAAGCAGCTGGATCCTACCCAGAGGAACCTGTATCGGAATGTGATGCTCGAAAATTACAACAACTTAATCACTGTGG GCTCACCACTCAGCAAACCTGATGTGATTTTCAAGCTGGAGCAAGAGGAAGAGCCATGCATAGTAGAGAGAGAAGTGTTGAAGAGACACTGTCCAG GAGAAACTTGGGAAATTGATGATCACCAGGAAGCCCAGGACAGACTCTTAAGACAAGTTTTCAAGGAAACAGTGACTGATGGCGCCATTGACTGTTCGAAGCAACTTACAAGTACATTTTCTGCAGACTCAGAGTCCGTTCCCTCCAGTCTCTATGAGTGTGACTCTTTTGGAAAGCATTTGGAACAGGATTTTGATGACCATAACAATAATGTGGAGTTCCCCATGACAGAGGAGCATTTTGAATATGATGATGATATGCAATATCCCCACTTCATAGTGACCCCCTTTAAGTGTAACCACTGTGGGAAAGGCTTTAGTCAGACCCTGGACCTGATTAGGCACCTCAGAGTCCACACTGGAGGGAAACTCTATGAATGCCACCAGTGTGGCAAAGGCTTCAGCCACAAAGAAAAGCTTATCAATCACCATAAACTGCACAGTAGGGAGCAGTGTTATGAGTGCAGTGAGTGTGGGAAAACTTTCATTAAAATGTCGAATCTCATCAGACAtcaaagaattcatactggagagaaaccatatgtaTGCATGGAATGTGGGAAATCCTTTAGCCAGAAATCTAATCTCATTGATCACGAAAAAATTCATACCGGTGAGAAGCCTTATAGATGCAGTGAATGTGGAAAGGCCTTCAGTCAGAAGCAAAGCCTCATTGCACATCAGAAAGTACACACTGGGGAAAAACCTTATGCATGTAatgagtgtggaaaagccttcccTCGAATTGCTTCCCTTGCTCTTCATATGAGGAgtcatacaggagagaaaccttataagtGTGAtaaatgtgggaaagccttttctcAGTTTTCCATGCTAATTATACACGTAAGAATCCATACAGgtgagaaaccctacgaatgcaatgagtgtggaaaagccttctcTCAGAGCTCAGCTCTCACTGTGCATATTAGAAGTCACACAGGTGAAAAACCCTACGAATGCAAGGAATGCAGGAAATCCTTCAGCCATAAGAAAAACTTCATTACCCACCAGAAAATtcacactagagagaaaccttatggatGTAACGAATGTGGGAAAGCTTTTATTCAGATGTCGAATCTTGTTAGGCACCAGAGAATTCACACCGGAGAAAAACCATATATGTGTAaggagtgtggcaaagccttcagCCAAAAGTCAAATCTGATTGCTCATGAAAAAATTCactctggagagaaaccctatgaatgtaacgagtgtgggaaagccttcagccAGAAGCAAAACTTTATCACACATCAGAAAGTTCATACTGGGGAGAAACCCTATGATTGTAATAAATGCGGGAAGGCCTTTTCTCAGATTGCGTCCCTTACTCTTCACCTGAGAAGCCACACAGGGGAGAAGCCTTACGAATGTGAtaagtgtgggaaagccttctcCCAGTGCTCACTCCTTAATTTACATATGAGGAGCCACACGGGGGAGAAGCCCTACGTTTGCAatgagtgtggaaaagccttttctcAGAGAACCTCCCTTATCGTGCACATGCGGGGCCACACTGGCGAGAAGCCCTACGAGTGTAACAAGTGCGGGAAAGCCTTCTCCCAGAGCTCGTCCCTGACCATCCACATACGGGGCCACACGGGCGAGAAGCCCTTCGACTGCAGCAAGTGCGGGAAAGCCTTCTCCCAGATCTCCTCTCTCACCCTCCACATGCGGAAACACACGGGGGAGAAGCCCTACGTCTGCATTGAGTGCGGCAAGGCCTTCAGCCAGAAGTCGCACCTCGTCAGGCACCAGAGAATCCACACGCAGTAG